The Papaver somniferum cultivar HN1 chromosome 3, ASM357369v1, whole genome shotgun sequence genome includes a region encoding these proteins:
- the LOC113356996 gene encoding BTB/POZ domain-containing protein At2g30600-like: protein MDRKKQKKYLIVPPFKCTWRKELRFKEAGRGCVAFEASAHNDVTLVFRERVGSQHYHYRTDNTPNYTIILGSHRNRRLKIEVNGKTVVDETGVGLCCSLTFQSYWISIYDGLISIGKGRYPFQNLVFQWLDSNPNCSVQYIGLSSWDKHVGYRNVNVLPSTSNHILLWNQMDNGELECDENEDIADGFIDELGSEDVWGLKCFLENWDLSDVLFIVGDEEKAVPAHKVIMGASGNFCFSSSNPDVIQLPGVTYPVFHAFLQYIYTGQAQVLEEQLGALRDLSLQFEVIPLVKQCEEITDRFKLNKKLFDSGRKVEISHPCSLPQRCTVFPFELPIDVQRLKQWLSTGEFSDVEIHIDGHGLVAHSHKVILSLWSAAFTKMFTNGMCESNSSKICLRDTSFDAFIEMLQFMYSGELGVQDATDKGSLLLQILLLADQFGVTPLLQGCCKTILECLSEDTVCSILQVISSIPSCKSLEEACERKFSKHFDYCTTVNTDFVFLDEASFSDILQCPNLTVTSEERILDAILLWGMEASDLLGWEAVDTILKTTAPDLLYGERLLSVNMLLPLVRFPLMPITLLKKLEKSSLSVQIPVFEELVMEAIKYSVSKMTQPGSNQNVRFQHRQSTFKEFQYICDGDNNGVLYFAGTSYGKHQWVNPVLSKKITVTASSPASRFTDPKALVSRTYQGTSFAGPRIEDEKNCSWWMVDIGEDHQLMCNYYTLRQDGSSAFMRSWALQGSLDEKNWTNLRVHENDQTICKPGQYVSWPVNGPTALFPFRFFRVVLLGPTTSDSGPWNLCICFLELYGYFHM from the exons ATGGATAggaagaagcagaagaagtacCTTATTGTTCCCCCCTTCAAGTGTACGTGGCGGAAGGAGTTGAGATTCAAGGAGGCTGGCCGGGGTTGTGTGGCTTTTGAAGCTTCAGCTCACAATGATGTCACATTGGTTTTCAGGGAGCGTGTTGGTAGCCAACACTATCATTACAGAACTGATAACACTCCAAACTATACTATAATTTTAGGTAGTCATAGAAATCGAAGATTGAAAATTGAGGTGAATGGGAAAACCGTGGTGGATGAGACAGGTGTAGGTCTTTGTTGTTCCTTGACCTTCCAAAGTTACTGGATCAGTATCTATGACGGACTTATCAGTATTGGCAAGGGGAGGTACCCTTTTCAAAACCTTGTGTTTCAGTGGCTTGATTCAAATCCTAACTGCAGTGTTCAGTATATTGGCTTGAGCAGTTGGGACAAACATGTTGGGTATAGAAATGTCAATGTATTACCATCCACGTCGAATCACATTTTGTTGTGGAATCAGATGGATAATGGTGAGCTTGAATGTGATGAAAATGAGGACATTGCAGATGGATTCATTGACGAACTTGGAAGTGAAGATGTATGGGGGTTAAAATGTTTTCTGGAGAATTGGGATCTGTCAGATGTGTTATTTATTGTTGGGGATGAGGAAAAGGCTGTCCCAGCACACAAAGTTATCATGggtgcatcgggaaatttttgtTTCAGTTCATCAAATCCAGATGTTATCCAGCTTCCTGGTGTAACCTATCCTGTTTTTCATGCTTTTCTTCAATATATCTACACTGGCCAGGCACAA GTTTTGGAAGAACAACTTGGTGCTTTGAGGGATCTGAGCTTACAATTTGAAGTCATACCCCTTGTTAAGCAGTGTGAGGAAATAACAGACCGTTTTAAACTGAACAAGAAATTGTTCGATTCGGGTAGGAAAGTGGAGATTTCACACCCATGCTCCCTCCCTCAGCGCTGCACAGTTTTCCCCTTTGAGCTTCCCATTGACGTGCAAAGGCTCAAGCAATGGCTTTCAACTGGTGAATTCAGTGATGTAGAGATACACATCGATGGGCATGGCCTTGTTGCTCATTCGCATAAGGTCATCTTAAGTTTATGGAGTGCTGCATTTACAAAG ATGTTCACAAATGGAATGTGTGAGAGCAATTCCTCGAAGATCTGCCTAAGGGATACCTCATTTGATGCTTTTATTGAAATGCTTCAATTCATGTATAGTGGGGAGTTAGGTGTGCAAGACGCAACAGACAAGGGTAGCTTGTTACTCCAAATTCTGCTGTTGGCCGATCAATTTGGAGTCACTCCACTTCTTCAAGGATGCTGCAAGACCATTTTGGAATGTCTCTCTGAG GACACAGTGTGCTCGATTCTTCAAGTGATTTCATCCATTCCTTCGTGTAAATCTCTTGAAGAAGCGTGCGAGAGAAAATTCTCTAAGCATTTCGATTATTGCACAACTGTCAACACTGACTTTGTTTTCTTAGACGAGGCCTCATTCAGTGATATTCTTCAG TGTCCAAATTTGACTGTAACATCTGAAGAAAGGATCCTTGATGCAATTCTACTTTGGGGAATGGAAGCGAGTGATCTGCTTGGATGGGAAGCAGTCGATACAATCTTAAAAACAACTGCACCTGATCTCCTTTACGGAGAGAGACTTCTATCAGTTAACATGCTTTTGCCCCTAGTGCGTTTTCCATTAATGCCGATTACCTTGCTCAAGAAG TTGGAGAAGAGCAGCCTTAGTGTTCAGATACCTGTGTTTGAAGAGCTC GTGATGGAGGCCATCAAATATTCTGTCTCTAAAATGACACAACCAGGGAGTAATCAAAA TGTAAGATTTCAGCATCGCCAGTCTACTTTTAAGGAGTTTCAATACATATGTGATGGCGACAACAATGGAGTTCTTTACTTTGCAGGCACATCATATGGAAAACATCAATGGGTTAATCCCGTTTTATCAAAG AAAATTACTGTAACTGCTAGCAGCCCAGCTTCGAGATTCACTGACCCTAAGGCTCTTGTATCCAGAACGTACCAG GGTACCTCTTTTGCTGGCCCTAGAATTGAGGATGAGAAGAATTGCTCATGGTGGATGGTAGACATTGGAGAAGATCACCAG CTTATGTGCAACTATTACACATTGAGGCAAGATGGTTCTTCTGCATTCATGAGATCATGGGCTCTACAG GGTTCTCTGGATGAAAAAAACTGGACCAACTTGAGAGTGCATGAGAATGACCAGACAATATGTAAGCCAGGACAATATGTGTCATGGCCAGTAAATGGTCCCACTGCACTTTTTCCTTTCAGATTCTTTAGGGTTGTATTGCTCGGTCCGACAACAAGCGATTCGGGGCCTTGGAACCTTTGTATTTGCTTCTTAGAACTATATGGATATTTTCATATGTAA
- the LOC113356998 gene encoding protein GRIP-like — translation MTSIAMESDGVAEVHGEAVKEENHNLDGVAEVHGDAVREENHTLDENNTENGVHDHVLPQYASHEQLVQMVVELNFQNEYLKAQFEGLKNLHSESGGNSKQTKQIGHEENSSEDVSELHEKIESLNRELLEHKQTQSAAEGALKHLQASYSEADAKAQELATKLAEAQQNMEHKLKERDDKYNELDSKFGRLHKRAKQRIQDIQKEKDDLEARFREANETAERASAQQSSLQQELERTRQQANEARKALDVERQQLRTANNKLRDSIEEIRRSMEAKDKAFEALQHNLFEKEQMLEEIRGSQQAMEEKRQASIVELSAKTQKQIESLEAQLADALADRTKAAETISSLQVLVASQESEIAEMDSASKGEAVRLKAAAERAKGELAQLMEEHDKEREAWESASLALKAKLEAAESTCLRSEIEAAKMRSQLELELSMRNQLLNTRDAELMAAKQEITRLESEFSSYKVRAHALLQKKDAELSAAKDTELLKAQGEAVEEAEREVALANSEREKALQDLQDALDNHDKELAERDAALNSAEQRIRSIELKLESATGLFQSEKVAWQRDLEDVEETWRLRCKALETQNEVIRPDLQKEFEELKLQYRKLKEEYDSFRDIADRMIEEKDKEISRLLDQNKNLNQSLLMRSVEQNEHQNRAFQRHDAPISSANAAEQQILILARQQAQREEELAQSQRHILALQEEIEELERENRLHSQQEALLKTELRDMERMQKREGVDMTYLKNVVLKLLETGEVEALLPVIGMLLQFSPQEIQKCQLAYQSSADVPPTPGTDGASTPSRSLFSRFTFT, via the exons ATGACATCCATTGCCATGGAGAGTGATGGAGTGGCAGAGGTTCATGGGGAAGCTGTAAAGGAGGAGAACCATAATCTTGATGGAGTGGCAGAGGTTCACGGGGATGCTGTAAGGGAGGAGAACCATACTCTCGACGAGAACAACACCGAAAATGGAGTTCATGATCATGTGTTGCCCCAATATGCTTCACATGAGCAATTAGTACAAATGGTAGTTGAATTAAATTTTCAGAACGAGTATTTAAAAGCTCAATTTGAAGGGCTTAAGAATCTGCACTCTGAATCTGGTGGGAATTCCAAGCAAACTAAACAAATTGGCCATGAGGAGAATTCCTCGGAAGATGTTAGTGAGTTGCATGAAAAGATTGAATCGCTGAATAGAGAGCTTTTGGAGCATAAACAAACACAAAGTGCAGCTGAGGGCGCTCTGAAGCATCTGCAGGCTTCATATTCTGAGGCAGATGCAAAAGCTCAGGAGCTTGCTACCAAACTTGCTGAAG CTCAACAAAATATGGAGCACAAACTCAAAGAACGTGATGATAAGTACAATGAGCTTGATTCGAAGTTTGGAAGGCTTCATAAAAGAGCAAAGCAGCGTATTCAAGATATACAAAAG GAAAAGGATGATCTGGAAGCCCGTTTCCGTGAGGCAAATGAGACGGCTGAACGAGCATCAGCTCAACAGTCATCGTTGCAGCAGGAATTGGAACGCACACGACAACAAGCAAATGAAGCGCGGAAGGCGCTGGATGTGGAGAGACAGCAATTAAGAACTGCAAACAATAA ACTTCGAGATAGCATTGAGGAAATTCGTCGATCAATGGAAGCCAAGGATAAAGCCTTTGAAGCGTTGCAGCACAATCTTTTTGAGAAAGAGCAG atGTTAGAAGAAATTCGAGGGTCCCAACAAGCTATGGAAGAGAAAAGGCAAGCTTCTATAGTTGAGCTTTCTGCTAAAACCCAGAAG CAAATAGAAAGCTTGGAAGCACAGCTGGCAGATGCATTGGCTGATAGAACCAAAGCAGCTGAAACTATTTCTTCTCTACAG GTTTTAGTTGCTTCTCAAGAGTCGGAGATTGCAGAGATGGATTCAGCTTCAAAGGGGGAGGCAGTAAGACTGAAAGCTGCAGCTGAAAGAGCAAAAGGGGAGCTTGCTCAGTTGATGGAGGAGCAT GATAAGGAAAGGGAAGCATGGGAATCTGCATCTTTGGCACTCAAAGCTAAGCTGGAGGCTGCTGAAAGTACATGTTTACGCTCCGAGATTGAAGCtgcaaaaatgagaa GTCAACTTGAGTTAGAACTATCCATGAGAAACCAGCTACTCAATACAAGAGATGCTGAACTAATGGCTGCTAAACAAGAG ATAACTCGCCTAGAAAGTGAATTTTCTTCTTATAAGGTCCGTGCTCATGCACTTCTTCAGAAAAAGGATGCAGAACTGTCTGCAGCTAAGGACACTGAACTACTCAAGGCTCAAGGGGAAGCCGTTGAG GAAGCTGAAAGAGAAGTGGCACTGGCAAATTCCGAGAGGGAAAAAGCTCTTCAAGATCTTCAGGACGCGTTGGATAACCATGATAAGGAACTTGCAGAAAG AGATGCAGCTCTTAACAGCGCAGAGCAGCGGATTAGGAGCATAGAACTAAAGCTTGAGTCTGCTACTGGTCTTTTCCAATCAGAAAAAGTGGCATGGCAGAGAGAccttgaggatgttgaagaaacCTGGCGAT TGAGGTGCAAGGCATTAGAAACTCAAAACGAGGTAATCAGGCCAGATCTGCAAAAAGAGTTTGAAGAGCTCAAGttacaatatagaaaattgaag GAAGAGTATGATTCTTTCCGTGACATTGCTGACAGAATGATTGAAGAAAAGGACAAGGAAATTTCTAGACTTTTAGATCAAAATAAGAATCTTAATCAATCTTTGCTGATGAGATCG GTTGAGCAAAACGAACACCAGAACAGAG CTTTTCAAAGGCATGATGCCCCAATTTCAAGCGCAAATGCAGCAGAGCAGCAGATTCTG ATTTTGGCTAGGCAACAAGCCCAGAGAGAAGAAGAACTCGCTCAGTCGCAACGACACATCTTAGCACTTCAA gaagaAATCGAGGAGCTGGAACGTGAGAATCGTCTTCATAGCCAACAA GAAGCACTGTTGAAGACTGAGCTTCGGGATATGGAACGAATGCAGAAGCGGGAAGGAGTGGATATGACATATTTAAAGAATGTAGTCTTAAAACTTCTTGAAACAG GTGAAGTGGAAGCTCTTCTTCCTGTTATAGGAATGCTACTACAGTTCAGTCCTCAAGAG ATCCAGAAGTGTCAGCTAGCTTACCAATCTTCAGCTGATGTACCACCAACCCCTGGAACTGATGGTGCTTCAACACCCAGCCGTTCTCTTTTCTCAAGGTTCACATTTACATAA